One genomic window of Mucilaginibacter sp. SJ includes the following:
- a CDS encoding shikimate kinase — protein sequence MRYFIVGFMGCGKTTWGRKLAAKWGYEFIDLDHVLEAKAGMSIAEYFSSFGEDAFRKLESQVLKETEYAENTVVSTGGGLPCFFDNMDWMNANGKTLYIKLSPKTLADRLENSKTIRPVLQGKKGDELVEFITGKLAEREGFYLQATNIVEGIDMSVEKLEEALGVSI from the coding sequence ATGAGATATTTTATTGTGGGCTTCATGGGCTGTGGCAAAACAACCTGGGGCCGCAAACTGGCCGCCAAATGGGGCTACGAATTTATTGATCTTGATCATGTGCTGGAAGCCAAAGCAGGCATGAGCATAGCCGAATATTTTTCCTCATTTGGCGAGGATGCATTCCGTAAACTGGAATCGCAGGTATTGAAAGAAACTGAATATGCCGAAAATACGGTGGTATCAACCGGCGGAGGATTGCCTTGTTTTTTTGATAACATGGATTGGATGAATGCCAACGGTAAAACCCTCTACATAAAACTATCTCCCAAAACCCTGGCCGACAGGTTGGAGAATAGCAAAACCATACGCCCGGTATTGCAAGGTAAAAAAGGCGATGAACTGGTAGAATTTATCACCGGCAAACTGGCCGAGCGTGAAGGTTTCTACCTGCAGGCAACAAATATTGTTGAAGGGATTGATATGTCGGTTGAGAAGCTGGAAGAGGCGCTGGGGGTTAGTATTTAA
- a CDS encoding ABC transporter permease, whose protein sequence is MIPYLLRKLMYGLAVMLGVVFVVFFLFNILPVDPARMTQGQRADVQSLQAVRKEFGLDKPVPVQFAYYLNDLSPVGIHLNTVDEQQRYGYVKLFPVSKSKVLALKWPYLRRSYQTRKDVALLLMEVIPNTLVLAAAAMIFAIIIGVFLGVASAVNKDTWIDKLAISFSTLGISAPSFFAGIIIAWIFGFVLSNYTHLNMSGSLYSYDPFKGEVITLKNLVLPVITLGLRPLAIIVQLTRNAMLDVLGQDYIRTAKAKGLSNRTIIYRHALKNAMNPVITAIANWFASLLAGSFFVEYIFGYNGLGKATVDALEMSDFPVVMGSILFIAFIFVVISILVDVIYVWIDPRVKLS, encoded by the coding sequence ATGATCCCTTACCTGCTCCGCAAATTAATGTACGGGCTGGCAGTAATGCTGGGGGTGGTGTTTGTTGTTTTTTTCTTGTTCAATATTTTACCTGTCGACCCGGCCCGCATGACCCAGGGACAGCGAGCCGACGTACAATCGCTTCAGGCCGTACGCAAAGAGTTTGGGCTGGATAAACCAGTCCCGGTGCAATTCGCCTATTATCTAAATGACCTTTCCCCTGTAGGGATTCACCTTAATACAGTTGATGAGCAACAGCGTTACGGCTATGTAAAGCTATTCCCGGTAAGCAAAAGCAAGGTGCTGGCGTTAAAATGGCCTTACCTGAGACGTTCGTATCAAACCCGTAAGGATGTAGCCTTATTACTGATGGAAGTGATCCCGAATACCCTGGTGCTTGCCGCGGCTGCTATGATCTTCGCTATCATTATCGGTGTTTTTTTGGGCGTGGCAAGCGCGGTGAACAAAGATACCTGGATTGATAAGCTGGCTATTAGTTTTTCAACACTGGGCATTTCTGCCCCCTCTTTTTTTGCCGGGATTATCATTGCCTGGATCTTTGGTTTTGTGCTAAGTAATTACACACATTTAAATATGTCGGGCAGTTTGTATAGCTATGACCCGTTTAAAGGCGAAGTGATTACGCTGAAAAATCTGGTGCTGCCGGTAATTACTTTGGGTTTGCGTCCATTGGCTATTATTGTGCAGCTTACCCGCAATGCGATGCTTGATGTTTTGGGGCAGGATTACATCCGAACTGCCAAAGCGAAAGGATTAAGTAACCGGACGATTATTTACCGTCATGCACTTAAAAATGCCATGAACCCGGTAATTACCGCCATTGCCAACTGGTTTGCGTCGCTATTGGCAGGTTCGTTTTTTGTAGAATACATTTTTGGTTATAACGGATTAGGCAAAGCTACCGTTGATGCGCTGGAAATGTCGGATTTTCCGGTGGTTATGGGCTCTATATTATTTATCGCGTTTATATTTGTGGTGATCAGTATCCTGGTGGATGTTATCTATGTTTGGATAGACCCGCGGGTAAAATTAAGCTGA
- a CDS encoding phosphoribosyltransferase family protein has product MPEKKLLILNKQQIQQKLDRMAYQILEDNFDENEILIAGILPRGNHIAERLKTILDGIAPFKSRLLTIELEKQSSSLSANIDFEVEECSNKVVILVDDVLNSGKTLAYGFGVFLDVPLKKLRTAVLVDRNHKSFPITTDFAGVALSTVIKEHVDVVLDEEDGEEDAVYLR; this is encoded by the coding sequence ATGCCTGAAAAAAAGCTTCTCATACTAAATAAGCAACAGATCCAGCAAAAGCTCGACAGGATGGCCTACCAGATACTGGAGGATAATTTTGACGAGAATGAAATATTGATAGCCGGTATCCTGCCGCGTGGCAACCACATTGCCGAGCGCCTGAAAACCATCCTCGATGGCATTGCGCCTTTCAAAAGCCGCCTGCTTACTATCGAACTTGAAAAACAAAGCAGCAGCTTAAGCGCCAATATTGATTTTGAGGTAGAAGAATGCAGTAATAAAGTGGTGATACTGGTTGATGATGTGCTGAACAGCGGTAAAACCCTTGCTTACGGCTTTGGTGTATTTTTGGATGTTCCGCTGAAAAAGCTCCGTACCGCGGTATTGGTTGACCGCAATCATAAAAGCTTCCCCATTACTACCGATTTTGCAGGTGTAGCCCTTTCCACTGTTATTAAAGAGCATGTTGACGTAGTGCTTGATGAAGAAGATGGCGAAGAGGATGCGGTTTATTTGAGGTAA